A single window of Crassostrea angulata isolate pt1a10 chromosome 8, ASM2561291v2, whole genome shotgun sequence DNA harbors:
- the LOC128157879 gene encoding uncharacterized protein LOC128157879 translates to MTNVKYHKCIPMFNKDSKNESDFERKHMDVKEHAKGSVKRMEHPLDTFSKNPNIDTDDKKPKGQTVVTVVLYQTPTEPYFLFSTTRDTKDSQPDSIGCAHHDKNQRANSKTLPITPEDVNYKNTDESTYQEGKEQPTENKYFILKECS, encoded by the exons ATGACGAATGTGAAATATCACAAATGTATTCCAATGTTCAATAAAGATAGTAAAAATGAGTCTGACTTTGAAAGGAAACATATGGATGTGAAGGAACATGCAAAAGGGAGCGTAAAGCGCATGGAGCATCCTTTGGATACATTCTCTAAAAACCCGAACATTGACACAGACGACAAAAAACCCAAAGGTCAGACTGTTGTAACAGTGGTTTTGTACCAAACACCCACTGAACCTTACTTCCTGTTTAGTACAACCAGGGATACAAAG gaCTCACAACCTGATTCCATTGGATGTGCGCACCATGATAAAAACCAACGTGCCAACAGTAAAACTTTACCTATAACACCAGAAGACGTTAACTATAAAAATACAG ATGAGTCAACATATCAGGAAGGAAAAGAACAACCCACTGAGAACAAGTATTTCATACTGAAAGAATGTTCCTGA